In the Populus trichocarpa isolate Nisqually-1 chromosome 1, P.trichocarpa_v4.1, whole genome shotgun sequence genome, AAGAGTTCTCATATATgagaaacaagcaaaacaaCATAATCATAAAGACATACCCATATTGACAAAAGAGCCAAGCTCTTAAGAACAATGCTACACCACTTCCATACTTGGCTAAACAACACTGTTGCCCTCTTGGTTCTAATTTGCTCAATGGAGTATCTTGCTCCAGCTAAAGCCGTCCAAATGACATAACTTCCAATTACAAAAGCATAAAGATCTGaggaaagaaataaaaccaGAACAAATCAGCTCTCTCATCCCAAATGCATGATGCAAAAGAACAACCAAACAAATTCAATCAACCACATTACCGTTGCACTTGATGCCATGAGTTATTGGCAGAAGAGGAATGGCATTGAAAAGAGCACGCCCAAGTGATATCGGAACAACTATCAACACGGAGTTGAAGATAAGTAAAGACATCCATGCCACCACCAGCAAGAGGACGATACGAAGAGCAAAGCTGTACCTACTACAAGACACATTTACAATATCAGGAGCAATCAAAGCAGCCTTCACCCAGTGACCATAACTAAatgcaataacaaataaataacgataagaaaatattaaagtgATAAATAATGCATCATTAATTGCAAGCTTCTGGCAGTTGATGGTGCCCAGAACTGCAATACCAATCAGCACTAGATGATTGAAGAaaagtaaaacaataaaatgacatAATAGATTATAAGATCTTAAAGATATTCATGGAATGCCATACAACAACAGAACACAAGGATATCATGTAAATGCTTAAGAACTAAATATAAGTAATCTTTCTACCCTTGCatttaagatttaaaacaaGCAATCCATAAGATAAGATCAATGTCACAAATGATGGAATAATGACACATTAGATGAGTGCCAGTAGACGTTACTGGGGTAGGCTGATTGAGGAATAAAATATCAGAACCCCTACTTCCAATTCTTGTtatcagggaaaaaaaaaataagaagggtACACTATAATGTACAAGTATGAAGAAAATTAACATAAAGAGTCTAGGACAAACAAGCCACTACAGAtgataaactatttttaaaaactaatatgaTGCAGATaataaagatgataaaaaatgGTAATCAGCAAAGAATGATATAGTTCAGACAACCAAGTTAAACTGTTAATAATGTAGCACATAATGCATACTCTGAATCAGATTGTTCATCACTATCATCCTCCTCCGCAGAACTTCCTGCTGTAAGAGTGGTCCTGTTTTGGTCATCTGCGGCTGCAAGGGCCACTACAGCCCGATCCTGTCCACCGAGTTGAGCTACCTGTAGTCTATCCTGTCTTCCTTGCTCCGCGTTTCCATTGTCTTGAACACCACTGTCCTCAGGTCCAGGCAGTATGAAATCTGTTAAGCCAAGTGCCCAGCCAACTGCCGTAAACCAGTAGTGGAGAAGGGACTTGATTGTGGTCCGCAACTTAAAATGTTCAATGGCAAATGGGATGCAGATTTGAAAGAGAAGCATGTCAGCCGGAATTTCAGTAAATGGGTCGGATACCCTGAAATAAAAGTGCATTTGGATATCAGCAAATAATGGCAATATACAATTGTGGTACCTCCAAAGATGAACAGTGGGTGTAAATGAAGTATGGGTTTCTTACAATATGTCCAGTGGAAAAATAGAAGGTGCCATTCTCATAGCAAGTTTAACGGGTAAGAATACAAGCATCACAATTAGACTTCCATAAACAGCAACAGACAATAAAACTCTGCGAGCATGCTTGTGCACAGGATCATCAATTAAATCACGGAACGGGTTGTAGTTAGGATCTGCTGGATCTCGAAGAAAATACAAAACCCCTTGACGCAAAACCTGCAAACagtaaggaaaaagaaaaaatatcaattcaattgAACCACGTGATTAGTTATTcaaatttgaataataataagatggCTGAGAAGAATACCCCACGAAGAAGGCTCACGAAAATGCTTATATGTAACATGTAAACAATTCCTACAACCCAATGAACTAATGAGCTTGCTAAAGGAGAAATCACGAAGAATTGAACCCTTTGAGCCATAGACTTTCCAAACATCCTTATGGTACAAACATCCAACCACCATCCACACATCAAAGGAAACACCCCAAGTTCGATAACCAGAAGGAAGGCAACCTTAATCATGGTCATCAAGTGTCTCATGGCTGCCAAGAACTGCCTGAAGAGGGATGGAATTGTCTCTGCTATAGAAGCAATACCATAAAATCTCCCCATAGTCAAAGGTTCACCCCTAGTGTACCGAATTAAAGCAATAATACCAAGATAGAAGAAGACTAAAGAGAATATAAACATGTATCCAATAGCAAGAGTTGTGACATCAGAAAGCCGTGATGTGCCAACACTTGCCCCTTTTAGGAGATCTGAAGAAAGTGGACTGCTTAAGTTATTTGCAACTTCATTTAGTCCACTGACATTTGCATTTAACATGTCTGCAACCTCACCAAGAACCCCACTGTCTTCACCTTCAGATGTCAAATTTGCAACAGCAGTTAATGCATTCTTCAAGGTGATATTTGCTAAGGAGAGGGCAGTATCAGTAAGAGGCATGACTGTTGACAGCACAGGAACACTTGCAAAAGAGAAAAGCCATGATATGTAGTATAGGATAATCCGTCCCAATGAAAATGGCACGAAGATTACAGCACCAAGGAATATCATATTGCTAGCCAAAACCTGCAGATCAATAAagccacaataaaaaaataaaaattcaccaACATGGAAAAATGAAGCTGCATTTTATTCAGCCTTTACTTTTATCAACACCACAACAGAGagaataacttttaaaattagttgCAAGACAGAAGAAAAGAACAGACAGTTGAGGAGGGGGGAAGCATCATGTTGAATGAAGATATGTCCAATATTCACCAAGGAGAGGAAGGAAAGAGCATAGAGATTGAAAATGACTTAGATGTGATAGTGAAATTCTTGGAggcaaatgataaaaataacaccAAACAATATGATATAGAGCAGTGGACTTACAGTGAATGCATTTTCAACTAAATGGAAAACAGGACCCTGCATGCCCACAAGCTCATCAAAGGGCACATCCTCTGCACCATCAGCATCATCTAAACCATCAAACATCTGCTCAACATGAGCCTCGAGACGAGCTGCCTGCATCTCCCATCGAGCAGCAACATTCTCCACATTCCTTTGGATTATTTGACCACCCCCAGCAATTCCTTGTGCTCCACCAGCATCTTCAGCGTTTGCCTCACCAGCAACATTTCTATTAGCCTGTCCTGGTTGTTGTCTTGCAGCACGGGCACCATTTTGGTCTCCATCATCTTCTCTCTCAGCA is a window encoding:
- the LOC7465030 gene encoding probable E3 ubiquitin ligase SUD1 isoform X2, which produces MEIDSAVEPPPQQHPSTAEAPPESVNQTQSPSGSMGIEESYGAAAARFDDDEEEEGDVCRICRNPGDAENPLRYPCACSGSIKFVHQDCLLQWLNHSNARQCEVCKHPFSFSPVYSENAPARLPFQEFVVGMAMKTCHVLQFFLRLSFVLSVWLLIIPFITFWIWRLAFVRSFVEAQRLFLSHISTTVILTDCLHGFLLSASIVFIFLGATSLRDYFRHLRELGGQDAEREDDGDQNGARAARQQPGQANRNVAGEANAEDAGGAQGIAGGGQIIQRNVENVAARWEMQAARLEAHVEQMFDGLDDADGAEDVPFDELVGMQGPVFHLVENAFTVLASNMIFLGAVIFVPFSLGRIILYYISWLFSFASVPVLSTVMPLTDTALSLANITLKNALTAVANLTSEGEDSGVLGEVADMLNANVSGLNEVANNLSSPLSSDLLKGASVGTSRLSDVTTLAIGYMFIFSLVFFYLGIIALIRYTRGEPLTMGRFYGIASIAETIPSLFRQFLAAMRHLMTMIKVAFLLVIELGVFPLMCGWWLDVCTIRMFGKSMAQRVQFFVISPLASSLVHWVVGIVYMLHISIFVSLLRGVLRQGVLYFLRDPADPNYNPFRDLIDDPVHKHARRVLLSVAVYGSLIVMLVFLPVKLAMRMAPSIFPLDILVSDPFTEIPADMLLFQICIPFAIEHFKLRTTIKSLLHYWFTAVGWALGLTDFILPGPEDSGVQDNGNAEQGRQDRLQVAQLGGQDRAVVALAAADDQNRTTLTAGSSAEEDDSDEQSDSEYSFALRIVLLLVVAWMSLLIFNSVLIVVPISLGRALFNAIPLLPITHGIKCNDLYAFVIGSYVIWTALAGARYSIEQIRTKRATVLFSQVWKWCSIVLKSLALLSIWIFVIPVLIGLLFELLVIVPLRVPVDESPVFLLYQDWALGLIFLKICTRLVMLDQVMPLVDESWRTKFERVREDGFSRLQCLWVLQEIVFPIIMKLLTALCVPYVLARGVFPVLGYPMAVNSAVYRFAWLGCLCFSLLCFCAKRFHVWFTNLHNSIRDDRYLIGRKLHNYGEDLGEEQNEAGTSSEAQNSNSQDTGLIREADVGIRQRRANRQEA
- the LOC7465030 gene encoding probable E3 ubiquitin ligase SUD1 isoform X1, translated to MEIDSAVEPPPQQHPSTAEAPPESVNQTQSPSGSMGIEESYGAAAARFDDDEEEEGDVCRICRNPGDAENPLRYPCACSGSIKFVHQDCLLQWLNHSNARQCEVCKHPFSFSPVYSENAPARLPFQEFVVGMAMKTCHVLQFFLRLSFVLSVWLLIIPFITFWIWRLAFVRSFVEAQRLFLSHISTTVILTDCLHGFLLSASIVFIFLGATSLRDYFRHLRELGGQDAEREDDGDQNGARAARQQPGQANRNVAGEANAEDAGGAQGIAGGGQIIQRNVENVAARWEMQAARLEAHVEQMFDGLDDADGAEDVPFDELVGMQGPVFHLVENAFTVLASNMIFLGAVIFVPFSLGRIILYYISWLFSFASVPVLSTVMPLTDTALSLANITLKNALTAVANLTSEGEDSGVLGEVADMLNANVSGLNEVANNLSSPLSSDLLKGASVGTSRLSDVTTLAIGYMFIFSLVFFYLGIIALIRYTRGEPLTMGRFYGIASIAETIPSLFRQFLAAMRHLMTMIKVAFLLVIELGVFPLMCGWWLDVCTIRMFGKSMAQRVQFFVISPLASSLVHWVVGIVYMLHISIFVSLLRGVLRQGVLYFLRDPADPNYNPFRDLIDDPVHKHARRVLLSVAVYGSLIVMLVFLPVKLAMRMAPSIFPLDILVSDPFTEIPADMLLFQICIPFAIEHFKLRTTIKSLLHYWFTAVGWALGLTDFILPGPEDSGVQDNGNAEQGRQDRLQVAQLGGQDRAVVALAAADDQNRTTLTAGSSAEEDDSDEQSDSDRYSFALRIVLLLVVAWMSLLIFNSVLIVVPISLGRALFNAIPLLPITHGIKCNDLYAFVIGSYVIWTALAGARYSIEQIRTKRATVLFSQVWKWCSIVLKSLALLSIWIFVIPVLIGLLFELLVIVPLRVPVDESPVFLLYQDWALGLIFLKICTRLVMLDQVMPLVDESWRTKFERVREDGFSRLQCLWVLQEIVFPIIMKLLTALCVPYVLARGVFPVLGYPMAVNSAVYRFAWLGCLCFSLLCFCAKRFHVWFTNLHNSIRDDRYLIGRKLHNYGEDLGEEQNEAGTSSEAQNSNSQDTGLIREADVGIRQRRANRQEA